DNA from Variovorax sp. V213:
CCGTCGAGGCCGGGCATGCGGATGTCGAAGAACAGCACCTGCGGCAGCAGGCGCAGGGCCTCGCGCACGGCGGCTCGGCCGTCTCCCGTGGTGGCAAGCACCTGCAGTTCGGGCCATGCGGCGGCCAGTTCGGCCTTGAGGGCCTGGGCGAGCAGGGGCTCGTCTTCGGCGATGAGGGCGGTGGGGTTCATGCGCTTGGTGGCAAGGGAAAGCTGATGGTGGTGCGGGTGCCGCCCGTGGGCTCAGCGGCCAGGCTCATGCGGCCCTGGTCGCCGTACACGGCGGCAAGCCGTTCGCGGACCTGCGCGAGCCCGAAGCCGCCGCCTTCCGACGGCGACTGGCTTGCGTCGAGGCCGACCCCGGTGTCGCTCACTTCGATGACCAACCGGTCCACATCCTGGCGGGCGCGCACGATGATATTGCCCCCTTCGACCTTGGGCTCGAGCCCGTGGCGGATGCTGTTTTCCACCAGCGGCTGAAGCAGCAGCGGCGGCACGGGCGTGTCGCGCAAAACTTCCGGCAGATCGAGCGTGTAGCGCAGGCGCTCGCCCATGCGCACGGACATCAGCTCGAGGTAGTCGGCCAGCCGCTCGAACTCGGCCGAAAGCGGATGTGCCAGCGCGCGCGATCCGTTGAGCGTCATGCGCAGGTAGTTGTTGAGCCGGTCGAGCATGGCAATGGCGCGCGGCGGGTCGGTTGCGATCAGTGCGCGCAGGTTGGCCAGGGTGTTGAACAGCATGTGCGGTTCGAGCTGGGTTTCGAGCAGCTTGAGCCGCGCCTCCGTGGCATTGCGCTGCGCCAGTTCGATCTGGCCCCGCAGGTGTTTGCTCCTGCCAAGGCTGTAGAAAAAGAAGCACATGCAGACGGTGGCTGTCACCGTGATGATGATCGTGGTCGCGAGCCTGCGCTCCGCGAAGCTGCGGAAATTGAGCAGGGGCTGATGGGTCCACGCGTCGCCAATGGCATTGCCCCCCAGGAAGCCGACCGTCACACCGGCCGCCACCAGCAGATAGCCCCAGGGGCCGGACGGCCAGAGGATCTCCCTGTGGCCGCTGATGAGCAGCCGGCCCACGTCGATGAAGAGCCAGCTGATCAGCCCGATCGACA
Protein-coding regions in this window:
- a CDS encoding sensor histidine kinase, producing MSVETLPRFRAENVRSMLRHGLITVVFCCFIAAALAITQHGEWGAQMVYSLSIGLISWLFIDVGRLLISGHREILWPSGPWGYLLVAAGVTVGFLGGNAIGDAWTHQPLLNFRSFAERRLATTIIITVTATVCMCFFFYSLGRSKHLRGQIELAQRNATEARLKLLETQLEPHMLFNTLANLRALIATDPPRAIAMLDRLNNYLRMTLNGSRALAHPLSAEFERLADYLELMSVRMGERLRYTLDLPEVLRDTPVPPLLLQPLVENSIRHGLEPKVEGGNIIVRARQDVDRLVIEVSDTGVGLDASQSPSEGGGFGLAQVRERLAAVYGDQGRMSLAAEPTGGTRTTISFPLPPSA